From the Sphingomonas brevis genome, the window CCAGCGCAGCCGCCTGGCCCTGGCTGTTGAACCCCATGCTATTGATCACCGCCCGGTCTTCCTTGAGCCGGAACAGCCGGGGTTGCGGATTGCCGGCCTGCGGTTTGGGCGTGACCGTGCCGATCTCGACGAAGCCGAATCCGAGGCGGAGCATCGCATCGGGCACCTCGGCGTCCTTGTCGAACCCCGCCGCGAGGCCAACTGGCGAGGCGAAGCGCAGGCCGGCAACAATCTGCGATAATATCGGTGGGAATGCCGGCATCGGCAATTGAGGCGCGAAGGAAAGGGCTTTGACCGCCGCGCGGTGCGCGGTTTCGGCGTCGAGCGCGAAGGCGAGCGGTCGAATGAGCTTGTAGAGGGCCATTGGTCGTTCGTCTGTCATTGCGAGCGAAGCGAAGCAATCCATGGATTGCCGCATCGCTGACGCTCCTCGCAATGACTTTGGTTGTTTTTCGCCATGCAAAGGACTAAATCGGACTGGAAAGCTCCGATTAGCCATGCGACTCACCCATCTTGCCGATTATGCGGTCGTAATGATGACCGCCGCCGCGCGCCGCGAACCTTGCGCGCGCCTGTCGGCGACCGAGCTTAGCGACGACACCGGTGTACCGCTTCCGACTGCTCAAAAGCTGATGCAGAAGCTGGCGGCGCATGGCCTGCTGGTCGGCCAGCGCGGAGCCGGCGGAGGCTATGCCCTGGCACGCCCGGTCGACCAGATCACCCTCGCCGACATTGTCGAGGCGGTCGAAGGGCCGATCGTGCTCACCATGTGCGCCGACGGCATCAATCACGAATGCGCGCTCGACACGCACTGCCGCGTCAAACCGCATATGAGCATTGTCGGCGACGCTATACGGACCTCGCTAAATCGAGTGACGCTGAATGAGCTTGCGCAATGAACGAGGCGGTCAAGAACCAGGAAATCCGCGAGAAGATCGCGCAGGATTATGAGTGGGGCTTCGTTTCCGACGTCGAGCAGGAATTCGCGCCCAAGGGCCTCAATGAGGATACGGTCCGCTTCATCTCGGCCAAGAAGGGCGAGCCGGAGTGGATGCTCGATTGGCGGCTCAAGGCGTATCGCGCCTGGCTGGAGATGGAAGAGGTCGACTGGGCCAAGCTCACCATCCCCGCGATCGATTACCAGGACGCCTATTATTACGCTGCGCCGAAGGCCAAGCCCAAGCTTGCTTCGCTCGACGAGCTCGATCCGGAAATCCGCCGCACCTATGAAAAGCTTGGCATCCCGATCGAGGAGCAGAAGGTGCTCGCCGGAGTCGAAGGCGCGCGCAAGGTAGCGGTCGACGCGGTGTTCGACAGCGTGTCGGTTGCCACCACATTCCGCGAGGAGCTGAAGGCGGCCGGCGTCATCTTCCTGTCGATCAGCGAGGCGATCCGCGAATATCCTGAGCTGGTCCGCCAATATCTCGGCTCGGTCGTTCCGCAGCGCGACAATTATTTCGCCTGTTTGAACAGCGCGGTCTTTTCCGACGGCACCTTCGTCTATGTGCCAGAGGGCGTCCGCTGCCCGATGGAGCTCAGCACCTATTTCCGCATCAATGCCGAAAATACCGGTCAGTTCGAACGCACCCTGATCGTCGCCGACAAGGGCAGCTACGTCAGCTACCTCGAAGGCTGCACGGCGCCGATGCGCGACGAAAACCAGCTGCACGCGGCGGTGGTCGAAATCTTCGCGCATGAGGATGCCGAGGTAAAATATTCGACCGTCCAAAACTGGTATCCGGGCGACGCCGAGGGCAAGGGCGGCATCTTCAACTTCGTCACGAAGCGCGCCCTTTGCAGCGGCGCGCGATCGAAGGTCAGCTGGACCCAGGTCGAAACCGGCAGCGCAATCACCTGGAAATATCCAAGCTGCATCCTGAAAGGCGAGAATAGCGTCGGCGAATTTTATTCGGTCGCCCTGACCAACAATATGCAGCAGGCCGACACCGGCACCAAGATGGTCCACATCGGCGCGGGATCACGCTCGACGATCGTGTCCAAGGGCATCAGCGCTGGAAGATCGAACAACACCTATCGCGGGCTGGTGCGCGTGCTTCCGGGCGCGGAAAATGTCCGCAATTTCACCCAGTGCGATTCACTACTGCTGGGCAGCGAATGTGGTGCCCACACCGTACCCTATATCGAGGTCAGGAACCCGACCGCGACCATCGAGCATGAAGCGACTACGTCGAAGATCAGCGAGGACCAGCTGTTCTATGCCATGGCGCGTGGTCTCGATGCCGAAAGCGCAGTGGCGCTGATCGTCAACGGCTTCGCCCGCGAGGTGCTCAAACAGCTGCCGATGGAATTCGCGGTGGAGGCGCAGAAGCTGCTCGGCATCAGCCTTGAGGGGAGCGTCGGATGATGTCCCGGACTCTCGTCGTCGCCACGATCCGTTTCAAGGATAAAGACCGGTACGACCGCTATGCCGCGGCGTTCCCTGCCGTCTTCCACGGCAGCGGCGGCGCAGTGCTGGCGGCCGCCGAGGAACCCCTGCAAATGTCTGGCCCAAGTTCCGACGTCGAAAAGATCGTCGTGCTGAGGTTCGACAGCGAAGATGCTGCCCGCACATTTCTCAACTCGCCAGACTATCTGCGGATCGCGGAAGACCGGGATGCGGGCGCAGAAGTCACCTCGTGGATTGTGAAGGGCTTTTGATGCTCAAGATTGAAAACCTCCACGCGACCGTCGCCGGCAAGCCGATATTGAACGGGCTGACGCTGACCGTTCCGGCCGGCGAGATTCATGCGATCATGGGCCCCAACGGCGCGGGCAAGTCGACGCTCGCCTATGTGCTCGGCGGGCGGCCTGGCTATGAAGTGACCGAAGGATCGGCCACCTATGACGGGCAGGATTTGTTTGCACTGGAACCGCACGAGCGCGCCGCGGCGGGCATGTTCCTCGGCTTCCAATATCCGGTCGAAATCCCCGGCGTCTCATACCTCCAGTTCCTGCGCGAAAGCCTCAATTCTCAGCGTCGCGCGCGGGACGAAAAGGAATTGAGCGGCGCCGAATTCATCAAGCTGGCGAAGGCGCAGGCGGCGTTGCTCGGCATGGATGCCGAGATGCTCAAGCGCCCGGTCAATGTCGGCTTTTCCGGCGGCGAGAAAAAGCGCGCCGAAATGGTGCAGATGGGGATCATGGACCCCAGGCTCGCAATCCTCGACGAGACTGACAGCGGTCTCGACATCGACGCGCTGAAGGCGGTCGGTGCGGGCATCAATTCGATCATGCGCGGATCGGAAAAGTCGGTGCTGCTGATCACGCATTACCAGCGGCTGCTCGACTATGTAACGCCGGACAAGGTGCATGTGCTGTCGCGCGGAAAAATCGTGCGTTCGGGCGGTCCGGAACTGGCGCATGAACTGGAACGCGAAGGCTATGCGGAGGCGGCTGCATGACCGCGCTCCCGACCCGCAAACTGGAGGCCTATCGCTACGCCGATATCGACGCGCTGGCGTCGGTGTGGAGCGAGCTGTCCGCGCCGGAACGGGTCGAAATTGCTGCGCAGCAAAGACTGCAGCAAATCTGGCTGCCGAGCGGCGATGAAGTCGACGTTCGGCGCGTCGAGATGGTGCTGGAGCCCGGCGCGGCCGCGCGCATTTTCGTACTCAACAATGCGACGCGTTACGGCCGCGTCGAGCTGGACGTGACGTTGCATGAAGGAGCCGATTTCGCGCTCTATGGTGCCAACATCGGCGGCGGAAATTCGACGCTGGAGATCGTCACCACCGCTCGCCACATCGCGCCGGGTGCGACCTCGCACCAGACCATCCGCAGCGTGCTTGGCGACAAGGCCACCGGCAGCTTCCTCGGCAAGATCGAAGTGGCGCGCGAAGGCCAGCAGACCGACGCCGAGCAATCGGTCAAGGCAATGCTGCTCGATCGCGGTGCGACCGCCAATGCCAAGCCCGAGCTGGAGATTTTCGCGGACGATGTGAAATGCGCCCATGGCGCGACGGTCGGCGAGCTGGACAGGAACCAGCTGTTCTACGCCGCCGCGCGCGGGCTCGATCCCGTGAGCGCACGAGCGTTGCTGCTCGAAGGCTTTATTGCCGGCCTGTGGGACGAGATTGACGGCGACGACCAAGGCATTGCCGACATGGCTCGCAAGGCGCTGAAGCAGGTGGCCGCGTGAACGTCCAAGCACCTTTGAATTCGGCACTCGCCGTGCGCGACCAATTCCCCGCGATCCCGCCCGGCTGGCACTATCTCGACAGCGCCGCGACGGCCCAGAAGCCGCAGTCGGTGATCGACGCCATCACCCGCGCTTACGGCCATGATTATGCGACGGTCCATCGCGGCGTCTACGAACGCTCGGCGGCGATGACCGCCAGCTTCGAGGCCGCCCGTGCCGCAACTGCTTCGCTGATCGGCGGGGAGGAGCATGAGGTCGTCTTCACGCGCGGCGCGACCGAGGCGATCAACCTGGTCGCGCAACGCTATCGCAATGGGGACCGCAAGCGGGTGCTGCTCAGTCAGCTGGAGCATCACAGCAATATCGTTCCGTGGCAGCTGGCGGGCTACGACATCGACGTCGTACCGCTGACCGAGGACGGTCGCATCGACCTCGATGCCGCCGAACGCATGGCGAGCGACGAGCATGCGATCGTCGCCTTCGCCCATGTGTCGAACGTGCTCGGTTCGATCCTCGACGCAAGGCGCGCCGCCGCCATCGCGCACAAGGTCGGCGCCAGGCTGCTGCTCGACGGATGCCAGGCCGCGCCGCGATTGCCGGTCGACGTCGCCGCGATCGGCGCCGACTTCTACGCCTTCTCGGCGCACAAGATTTACGGGCCGACCGGGATCGGCGCGCTGTGGGCGCGCAAGGATCTGCTCGACGCGATGCCGCCATGGCAGGGCGGCGGCGCGATGATCGATCGCGTGACGTTCGAGAAGACCACTTACCTTCCTGCTCCGTCGCGGTTCGAGGCCGGAACGCCCCACATCGCAGGCGCGGTCGGTTTCCATGCGGCGATCGACTGGACGCGCGACATCGGGCTCGACGCGCTTCACGCGCATGAAAGTGCGCTGGTGACCGAGGCCCGCGCCGCGCTGCGCACCGTTCCGGGCGTTACCCTGTTCGGCCCGGAAGACAGCGCTGGCATCGTCAGCTTCGCGCTGGACGGCGTGCATCCGCACGACATCGGCACTATTCTTGACGATCATGGCGTGGCGGTTCGCGCGGGCCACCATTGTGCCCAGCCGTTGATGGACTATCTCGGCGTGCCAGCGACAGCACGCGCCAGCTTCGCCGCCCATAGCGACGCAAGCGACATCGAGGCGCTGGTTAAGGGACTTCACGCTGTTAAACGAATTTTTGGGTGAAACGGATTTTCGGATGACGATGGGCGAAGAGAAAAAGATCGAGGTGGAAGAGGTCGACGGCGTCGGCTCCCCGCCGCGCGCTCGCGTAACTCCCGAGACGCCTGCCGAGACATTTGGGCGCAAGCGCGACTATCTCGCCGGCTTCCTTGCCGAGAAGAAACCGGCACCCGATGAGGGTGGCCCCGGCGGCCGGTTGCAGGAAGCCGTGATCGAGGCGCTGAAGTCGATCTACGATCCCGAAATCCCGGTTGATATCTACGAGCTGGGCCTGATTTACGACGTGGCGATCAGTGATGATGGCGATGCCATAGTCACCATGACCCTGACGACGCCCAATTGTCCCGTCGCGGAATCGATGCCGGGCGAGGTGGAGCTGTGCGTCCTGTCGGTGCCCGGCATCCGCGACGCCGAGGTCAAGCTGGTGTGGGATCCGCCCTGGGATCCTTCGAAAATGAGCGACGAAGCGCGCCTCGAGTTAGGAATGTTATGAACCAGGAACGTAAAGTCCGGGCGGCGCGTCCGGCCGCGATCACTCTGACGCCGGCCGCGGAAGCGCGCGTCGCCGAGCTGATGGCCAAGGCGCCCGAGGGCGCGATCGGCGTCAAGCTGTCGACCCCAAGGCGTGGCTGTTCCGGGCTGGCATATTCGGTCGACTATGTGACCGCAGAAGACAAGTTCGACGAGAAGATCGAAACGCCCGGCGGCATCTTCTACGTCGACGGCGCGTCGATCCTCTATCTGATCGGGAGCAGGATGGATTGGCGAGAGGATGATTTCGCCGCCGGCTTCGTGTTTGAAAACCCCAACGCCAAGGGCGCCTGCGGCTGCGGCGAAAGCTTCACGGTCTAAGCGAAAATCTGTTAAGCGATACGGGAAGGGAGAATGACATGCGCATCCTCTTTCCAATAGCGATGATCGTCGCGGCATCCAGCGCGACCCTTCCCGCCAAATCCGCGCCGCTGCAAAAGCCGACGGCCGATTGTCCGAAGGCGACCAGCCATTTCACGCGCAACGGAAGCGTCTGGACCGCCGATCCGGCGAAACCCAGGAAACTGGCCGAGTTGCCGCCGGCTGAAACTTATGCGGCCGTCTACCGGCTCGACGGGAATGGCTGCATGGTGCCAGTCAAGTTCCGCGAAGTGCGCCCCTAACCAAGGCTAATCGTCACAGGCCAAAATTGGTGTTATCGCGCAACCATCACGAATTGCAGCAAGGGGGCTTGCCATGCGTGCGCTATTTCTCACCTTCTCAGCCATCGCCTATGCGATTTTCTTCGCCACATTTCTCTATCTGATCGGATTCGTCGGCAATCTCGCCGGCCTGCCGCTGACCGTCGACAAGGGACCGGTCGGTTCGGTCGGAATGGCGGTAATAACCGACGTCGCCCTCATTGCGCTGTTCGGCGTCCAGCATAGCGTGATGGCGCGCCAGGGGTTCAAGAAGGCCTGGACCCGGACGGTGCCGAAGCCGATCGAACGCAGCGTCTATGTGCTGATGGCAAGTGCCGCGCTGATTATCCTGTTCAGCTTCTGGCGGCCGATCGACGGAGTGGTGTGGGACGTCGCCAACCCGCTCGGCCAGACGATTATCTGGGCCCTGTTCCTGGCGGGATGGGGGATCGTGCTTCTTTCCACCTTCCTCATCAATCATTTTGAGCTGTTCGGATTGCAGCAGGCATGGCTTCACCTGACCGGCCGCGAAGCAGCGGCGCCGGTGTTCCGCCAGCCCTTGCTTTACAAATGGGTCCGTCACCCGCTCTACTTGGGCTTCTTCCTCGCCTTCTGGGCTACGCCGCACATGAGCTACGGCCATCTGCTGCTGAGCATCGGCATGTCGATCTATATGCTGATCGCCATCAGCTATGAGGAGAAAGACCTCATCAGCTATTTCGGCCGCGAATATGAGGAGTATCGCAGCCGGGTCGGCATGCTGCTCCCGGGGATTGGGCGGCGGGCACCGCCATCATCCTGAGCGGTCAGAAGCCGAGGCTGTATCGGATCGCGGCGCCGACGTCGGGGTCGGCCGACGCGACGTGACCCGGCTGCCGCCGGACGAACAAATTGCTTCCCAGCCAGCCGCCGCCGAGCGATGTCGAATAGCTGAGCTCGGCATCGATTTCGCGGCCGGAAGGCGTGAAGCTCAGGCGGGACATGCAGTTGGTCTCGCTCTCGGTCGCATAGTCGTAGGCCGTTGGCAGCATCATCGCGATCCCGCCTCGCTCCACACGCAGTGGCTGGGCGACGCGCAATCCCAGCCGATCGGAATCGCCGAGCAGCCCGAACTTGGCGAGATCCAGCGAATAGGCGCCGGTGCGGAAACTGCCTCCGGCAAAATCGGTCCAGCCGCGCCGGCCCATAAGGCTCAACGACCAGCCTGACCCCAGATTGCGACGTGCTTCCAAGTCGACGAACAGGCTCGACGATCCGCCACCCCCGAACAACTGTCCAAGCCTGCCGCCCAACAAGGTTTCCCGTTCTTCCAGCCGGCTGACCCCGAGCGAAGCCCACGTCTGGTCGCCGAAACGCCGATCGAGTGTCATGCCGGCCAGGCGATAGGGTGATTCGTCGAGATCGGTTCGGAAGCTCCGCCAAACATGGCCCTGTTCGGCCGTCACCGTAAGTCCGGCGAAGCCAAGGTTACGCCGCAGCGCCATGCTTGCCCCCCGACGGGCCTCAAAGCCCGGATCGGCACTGACATCGCGGGCGACCAGGAAAGCACCCGCCTCAGCGTCTGTCAGCTGCCGCTCAATCGCCTTGGCGCCCTGGGAGAATCCGAACGCCAGCTTGCTCCTGGAATCGAGCCTGGCGATCGCCGACCCGGCAACCAGCCGCGACTTCCGAGCATCGTCGGGGCCGATCCCCATCTGGTTGAGATCGACAATGCCGAGCGAGTTGGGGCGCTCTGCAACGCTCATCGCGATCGATAGCGGCCCGGCCGTCGCGGCCGACGACCGGACGTGGCCCGACAGTGCCTGCGCAAGTGGCTTGCGGCCTTCGGCTTTGTGCAGGCCCTTGGCGAGGTCCATTGCGAATGCGCGGCTGTAGCCGTCGAGAATGATCACGCCGAGGCCGGTCTGGGCGCCGTCGCCGGCTACCTCCGGCAGGTCGCTCGCCGTGGTTTCGTCGGTAACCAACTGCTCGGTGCCGGCCAGGCTGGTGGCGCCTACGGGTTGGAATGCGCGAGTGATGTTCAAGCGCCCCTGTCCATATGTCGCGTCATCTCCGGCAATGCCCAGATCGTCGGCGGTATCGAACAGAATCTGGACGATTTCCTGCCCGCTGAGATTTGGGAATGCCTGCGCCATCAGGGCCACGGCGCCGGTAATGATCGGCGCGGAAAAGCTCGTCCCCGACGCGGTGATGCCGGCGCCGGTCTCGTTGATCGTCCGGACACTGGTGCCGAGCGCCGCCAGATACCATTGCTGGCCCGCACCTGCCCGGTTCGAAAAGCTGGCCAGCACGTCGGTGTTGCTACTGAGCCCACCAGCGATAATCACCCGTCCTGGGAAAAATTGCGCCGGCACCAGGGCGAACGGATCGGCATTGGCGGCCTTGGTCGGGTCCAGGCCATCGTTGCCAGCGGAGATCACCAGTACGATCCCGGCATTTACCGCGCGTTGCATTGCCGAGAGCAGTGCGCTTCCTGGTGGGTCGCCGCCGAGCGACAGATTGATCACCTTGGCGCCGGCGTCCGTTGCGGCATTGATGCCGTTAGCGATCGCGCTGTCGAAGAATTCGCACGCGGTTGTGCAGCTGCCCGGAGCGTCGGCGCGAAACGACAGGATGGTGGCGTCAAACGCTACTCCGACATTTTGCGCATCGTTGCGCGCAGCCGCTGCGGTTGCGGTTACCGCGGTGCCGTGCCCGGCCTGGTCGCTAAGCGGCCGGTTGCTGGCAACATCGCGGCTCGCAGGGTCGATGCGGCCGGCAAACTCATTGAGGTTTGGGTTGATGCCGCTGTCGACGATGGCGATCTTGACGCCCTGGCCTGTCGCGCCCTGCTGCCACGCGACGATCGCGCCCGAGGTCACCGCGCCGTTGGATCGCTGATACTCGGCCGTGTCGAAGTTGGTCCCGGGAGTTGGCGTCGGAGTCGGAGTCGGTGTGGGAGTAGGAGTCGGCGTGGGAGTTGGGGTCGGCGTTGGCGTTGGAGTCGATCCGATTCCGCCGCCGCCACCGCCGCCGCCACATGCCGAAAGGGCCAGCATTAGCGCGCACGCCGTCGACCCCAACAACCGGTTACTCATCGCAAACTCCCCGACAAGCCGTTGGAACTTAACAGCTTTCCCACAAGTGCTTATGGCCAACAATAGCTTTCATTTTGCTGAAACGGTCAAGGTGGGTAGAGGCAATATCTCGATGAAACCGCCCTATTCGAACCTGTTTGCGTCGACCACCGACTGGATCTTCGACCTCGACAACTGCCTCTATCCGGCGTCGACCGGCCTGTTCGAGCTGATCGACCAGCGGATGGGCGCCTTTATCGAGCGCCTGCTTGGGGTCGATCCAGTCGAGGCCAAGCGCGTCCAGAAAGCGCATTTCCACGAGCACGGAACGACGCTGGCCGGGTTGATGCGCGAGCATCGGGTCGACCCGCATGAGTTCCTCAATGACGTCCACGACATCCCGCTTGACCGAGTCTCGCGCGACGATCGGCTGGCGCTAAATCTCGGCCGGCTGCCTGGCCGCAAGATCGTCTACACCAATGCCGATGAGCCATATGCACGCCGTATACTCGAGGCATTGGGGATCGGAGAATATTTCGCCGAGCTGCACGACATCCACGCCGCCGAGCTTCGTCCCAAGCCGGACGATCATGGCTACCGGCTGCTGATCGACCGGTTCGGCATCGATCCCGCCCATGCTGCGATGGTCGAGGATATGGCGCAGAATCTGAGGCCCGCGAAAAAGCTGGGAATGACCACCGTGTGGGTCGACAATGGCTCCGAACGCGGCAATCACGGCCATCACCCGGACTATATCGACCTCACCATCACCGATGTCGGCGAATGGCTTGAGGACATGCTTGGAGACGTTGAGACATGACCGACCTGCAATCGATCATCGAAGAAGCCTGGGAGCGGCGCGATTCGATCGATCCCGGCGACCGGTCGTTGAGGGCCGCGGTCGAGTCCGCGATCATTGCGCTCGACAGCGGCGAGGAGCGCGTCGCCGAGAAGGTCGATGGCGATTGGCGGGTCAACCAGTGGCTCAAGAAGGCGGTTTTGCTGAGCTTCCGCCTTAATCCGATGGAATCGATTGCCGGCGGACCCGGAGGCGCGCCCTGGTGGGATAAGGTGCCGTCCAAATTCCTCGGCTGGGGGCCGGGCCAGTTCGCCGAGGCAGGCTTCCGGGCGGTTCCCGGTGCGATCGTCCGCCGCGGAGCCTATGTCGCGCCGGGTGCGGTGCTGATGCCGAGCTTCGTCAATATCGGCGCACGCGTCGGTGAGGGGACGATGGTCGACACCTGGGCGACGGTCGGCAGCTGCGCCCAGATCGGCAGCAACGTCCATATTTCCGGCGGCGCCGGCATCGGTGGCGTGCTGGAGCCGCTCCAGGCCGGGCCGGTCATCATCGAGGATGGTTGCTTCATCGGCGCCCGGTCCGAAGTCGCCGAGGGCGTCGTCGTCGAAGAAGGCGCGGTGCTGTCGATGGGCGTATTCCTCGGTGCTTCGACCAAGATCGTCGACCGCGCCAGCGGCGAGGTGATGTACGGCCGCGTTCCAGCCTATTCGGTGGTCGTCCCCGGGACCTTGCCAAGCGACAAGGGCGGGCCCGCACTGGCCTGCGCCGTGATCGTCAAGCGGGTCGACGAACGGACCCGGTCCAAGACCAGCATCAACGAGTTACTAAGAGACTGAGGACGCTCAATAAGCGTGGCTTATTGCCGATCGACCGGCTTTGGTTGGTCCGCAGAGAGGATTCTCTTTAAATGCCATAAGCGAACAGGAGTTTGCCGATGGCCACGCTCAGCAAGGAACTATTTGACCGCAAGGGACGGGACGCGAAGCCCGTCGCGGGCGCCTACGCAACGTCGATGATCAACCAGGAAATGACCGGCCGCGAATGGGCGGTCCTGCTTGTCCTGGCGGTGATCTGGGGCGGCGCCTTCCTGTTCATCGGCGTCGCCGTGCGTCATGTCGATCCACTGACCTATGTCTGGCTGCGCCTGACCATCGCCGCGGGCGCCATGATGTTGTTCCTGAAATTTAAGGGCGAGAAGCTGAATTTGCCGCGCGAAGTGTGGGGTTCGGTCGCGGTGCTGGCACTGCTTAACAATGCCCTGCCATTCGCTTTGTTCGGATGGGGCCAGACCCATATTGCCAGCGGCCTTGCCTCCATCCTCAATGCCACGACCCCGATCTGGGGCGTTCTAGTCGCCCATTTCTTCACTGCCGACGAGCGGATGACGCCGCGCAAGATCGCCGGTGTCCTGCTCGGCTTTGCCGGCGTGGCGACGATGATCGGGCCGATGCTGCTGGCCAACGTCGGCACCGATGCGCTTGCCCAGCTGGCCTGCATCGCGGCGGCGCTATGTTACGCCTTCGCAGCAGTTTGGGCGCGGCGGTTCCGCCGAATGGGGCTGAAGCCAATGTCGGTCACCGCCGGCCAGCTGACCGCTGGTGCGCTGATGATGCTCCCCCTTGCGCTGCTGGTCGATCAGCCCTGGACCCAGCCGTTCCCGCCGATCACTGCCTGGGGCGCGATCGTCGCCCTGGCGCTGCTGTGCACGGCATTTGGCTATGTACTCTATTTCCGACTGATCGAGACGGCCGGCGCGACCAACGCTCTGCTGGTGACCCTGCTGGTCCCGCCGTTCGCAATCCTGTTTGGCAGCCTGTTCCTCAGCGAAGTGCTGGCCCCGCAGGATTTCATCGGCCTGGCGCTGATCGCGCTGGGCCTAGCGGCGATCGACGGCCGGCTGGTCAGGCGCCTTTCGACGGGACTGTCTCGGCAAGCAGCTTAGCCGCTTCCGCACTCGTCCAGTCGAGGTCGCCGATATAGCGCCACACTTCCTTGCCGTCGGCATCGTAGAGGATGGTGGTCGGCATGATCTGGACGCCAAGTGCCGAGCTAAGCTTCATGTCGGCGTCGTGATAGGCGGCGAAGCGGCCGATGTCGCGCTCGCCGAGAAAGGCCTCGACCGACCCCTGCGGCGCCATGTCCTGGCTGACCGCAATGATCCCGAGT encodes:
- a CDS encoding SUF system Fe-S cluster assembly protein; the protein is MGEEKKIEVEEVDGVGSPPRARVTPETPAETFGRKRDYLAGFLAEKKPAPDEGGPGGRLQEAVIEALKSIYDPEIPVDIYELGLIYDVAISDDGDAIVTMTLTTPNCPVAESMPGEVELCVLSVPGIRDAEVKLVWDPPWDPSKMSDEARLELGML
- a CDS encoding DUF1330 domain-containing protein; this translates as MMSRTLVVATIRFKDKDRYDRYAAAFPAVFHGSGGAVLAAAEEPLQMSGPSSDVEKIVVLRFDSEDAARTFLNSPDYLRIAEDRDAGAEVTSWIVKGF
- a CDS encoding HesB/IscA family protein, whose product is MNQERKVRAARPAAITLTPAAEARVAELMAKAPEGAIGVKLSTPRRGCSGLAYSVDYVTAEDKFDEKIETPGGIFYVDGASILYLIGSRMDWREDDFAAGFVFENPNAKGACGCGESFTV
- the sufB gene encoding Fe-S cluster assembly protein SufB; protein product: MNEAVKNQEIREKIAQDYEWGFVSDVEQEFAPKGLNEDTVRFISAKKGEPEWMLDWRLKAYRAWLEMEEVDWAKLTIPAIDYQDAYYYAAPKAKPKLASLDELDPEIRRTYEKLGIPIEEQKVLAGVEGARKVAVDAVFDSVSVATTFREELKAAGVIFLSISEAIREYPELVRQYLGSVVPQRDNYFACLNSAVFSDGTFVYVPEGVRCPMELSTYFRINAENTGQFERTLIVADKGSYVSYLEGCTAPMRDENQLHAAVVEIFAHEDAEVKYSTVQNWYPGDAEGKGGIFNFVTKRALCSGARSKVSWTQVETGSAITWKYPSCILKGENSVGEFYSVALTNNMQQADTGTKMVHIGAGSRSTIVSKGISAGRSNNTYRGLVRVLPGAENVRNFTQCDSLLLGSECGAHTVPYIEVRNPTATIEHEATTSKISEDQLFYAMARGLDAESAVALIVNGFAREVLKQLPMEFAVEAQKLLGISLEGSVG
- the mddA gene encoding methanethiol S-methyltransferase is translated as MRALFLTFSAIAYAIFFATFLYLIGFVGNLAGLPLTVDKGPVGSVGMAVITDVALIALFGVQHSVMARQGFKKAWTRTVPKPIERSVYVLMASAALIILFSFWRPIDGVVWDVANPLGQTIIWALFLAGWGIVLLSTFLINHFELFGLQQAWLHLTGREAAAPVFRQPLLYKWVRHPLYLGFFLAFWATPHMSYGHLLLSIGMSIYMLIAISYEEKDLISYFGREYEEYRSRVGMLLPGIGRRAPPSS
- the sufC gene encoding Fe-S cluster assembly ATPase SufC — translated: MLKIENLHATVAGKPILNGLTLTVPAGEIHAIMGPNGAGKSTLAYVLGGRPGYEVTEGSATYDGQDLFALEPHERAAAGMFLGFQYPVEIPGVSYLQFLRESLNSQRRARDEKELSGAEFIKLAKAQAALLGMDAEMLKRPVNVGFSGGEKKRAEMVQMGIMDPRLAILDETDSGLDIDALKAVGAGINSIMRGSEKSVLLITHYQRLLDYVTPDKVHVLSRGKIVRSGGPELAHELEREGYAEAAA
- a CDS encoding SufD family Fe-S cluster assembly protein yields the protein MTALPTRKLEAYRYADIDALASVWSELSAPERVEIAAQQRLQQIWLPSGDEVDVRRVEMVLEPGAAARIFVLNNATRYGRVELDVTLHEGADFALYGANIGGGNSTLEIVTTARHIAPGATSHQTIRSVLGDKATGSFLGKIEVAREGQQTDAEQSVKAMLLDRGATANAKPELEIFADDVKCAHGATVGELDRNQLFYAAARGLDPVSARALLLEGFIAGLWDEIDGDDQGIADMARKALKQVAA
- a CDS encoding cysteine desulfurase; the protein is MNSALAVRDQFPAIPPGWHYLDSAATAQKPQSVIDAITRAYGHDYATVHRGVYERSAAMTASFEAARAATASLIGGEEHEVVFTRGATEAINLVAQRYRNGDRKRVLLSQLEHHSNIVPWQLAGYDIDVVPLTEDGRIDLDAAERMASDEHAIVAFAHVSNVLGSILDARRAAAIAHKVGARLLLDGCQAAPRLPVDVAAIGADFYAFSAHKIYGPTGIGALWARKDLLDAMPPWQGGGAMIDRVTFEKTTYLPAPSRFEAGTPHIAGAVGFHAAIDWTRDIGLDALHAHESALVTEARAALRTVPGVTLFGPEDSAGIVSFALDGVHPHDIGTILDDHGVAVRAGHHCAQPLMDYLGVPATARASFAAHSDASDIEALVKGLHAVKRIFG
- a CDS encoding S8 family peptidase, whose amino-acid sequence is MSNRLLGSTACALMLALSACGGGGGGGGIGSTPTPTPTPTPTPTPTPTPTPTPTPTPGTNFDTAEYQRSNGAVTSGAIVAWQQGATGQGVKIAIVDSGINPNLNEFAGRIDPASRDVASNRPLSDQAGHGTAVTATAAAARNDAQNVGVAFDATILSFRADAPGSCTTACEFFDSAIANGINAATDAGAKVINLSLGGDPPGSALLSAMQRAVNAGIVLVISAGNDGLDPTKAANADPFALVPAQFFPGRVIIAGGLSSNTDVLASFSNRAGAGQQWYLAALGTSVRTINETGAGITASGTSFSAPIITGAVALMAQAFPNLSGQEIVQILFDTADDLGIAGDDATYGQGRLNITRAFQPVGATSLAGTEQLVTDETTASDLPEVAGDGAQTGLGVIILDGYSRAFAMDLAKGLHKAEGRKPLAQALSGHVRSSAATAGPLSIAMSVAERPNSLGIVDLNQMGIGPDDARKSRLVAGSAIARLDSRSKLAFGFSQGAKAIERQLTDAEAGAFLVARDVSADPGFEARRGASMALRRNLGFAGLTVTAEQGHVWRSFRTDLDESPYRLAGMTLDRRFGDQTWASLGVSRLEERETLLGGRLGQLFGGGGSSSLFVDLEARRNLGSGWSLSLMGRRGWTDFAGGSFRTGAYSLDLAKFGLLGDSDRLGLRVAQPLRVERGGIAMMLPTAYDYATESETNCMSRLSFTPSGREIDAELSYSTSLGGGWLGSNLFVRRQPGHVASADPDVGAAIRYSLGF
- a CDS encoding RrF2 family transcriptional regulator; its protein translation is MRLTHLADYAVVMMTAAARREPCARLSATELSDDTGVPLPTAQKLMQKLAAHGLLVGQRGAGGGYALARPVDQITLADIVEAVEGPIVLTMCADGINHECALDTHCRVKPHMSIVGDAIRTSLNRVTLNELAQ